A genomic region of Magnolia sinica isolate HGM2019 chromosome 6, MsV1, whole genome shotgun sequence contains the following coding sequences:
- the LOC131249693 gene encoding uncharacterized protein LOC131249693 — translation MKNVVFMEEFRIEREELKKEREELKKERDELRKEREEMRRKEAMFAERERLLNEKEQLKREKDLFFEDKEKLVNEREEFIKEKECSHTRRGCFVMEEGEELRKRGEVNDIEDKELGHGDLDVQSYSNVKGNVLNASTSHPIYERRTKRIPKPSYYKISPYLSLSAFDTTPAAVPEPEQVTAFATSPIPFPLQMDPFRILSAHEVKEAEDWYEANKAMTAEKWFSTIWLKDAWVDSEAIDTYIEFLEKRHNDLSIAYPQDCKFCPTYFTQSLEGCLPILIAYQASKSALERAQLLGQMGTAYAIAKQ, via the exons atgaagaatgttgtttttatggaggaatttcgaattgagagggaagagttgaagaaggagagagaggaattgaagaaggagagggacgaattgagaaaagagagggaagagatgagaaggaaagaagcaatgtttgctgagagggagaggttgctgaatgagaaagaacaattgaagagggagaaggatttattttttgaggacaaggaaaagttagtgaatgagagggaggagtttaTTAAGGAGAAGGAATGTAGTCATACACGGAGGGGAtgttttgtgatggaggagggtgaggagttgaggaagagaggggaagtaaatgatattgaagataaagaacttgGACATGGGGACCTAGATGTGCAATCGTATAGTAATGTCAAAGGTaatgtattgaatgcatccacttctcatcctatttatgaaaggagaaccaaaaggataccgaagccgtcatattacaagatttctccgtacttgtccctgtctgcattCGATACAACCCCTGCGGCGGTTCCCGAACCCGAGCAAGTAACAGCTTTTGCaacttctccgataccatttcctctacagatggatcctTTCAGGATACTATCCGCACATGAGGTAAAAGAGGCagaggactggtatgaagcaaaCAAGGCCATGACAGCGGAAAAATGGTTCAGTACGATATGGCTGAaagatgcgtgggttgatagcgag gctatcgacacatacatcgagttccttgagaaaaggcataacgacctttcaatagcatatcctcaagattgcaagttctgtcctaCGTATTTTACG caaagccttgaggggtgtttgcctATTTTGATTGCATACCAGGCCTCCAAATCGGCGTTAGAACGGGCCCAGCTATTAGGTCAGATGGGTACAGCCTACGCAATTGCCAAGCAGTGA